From Falco cherrug isolate bFalChe1 chromosome 4, bFalChe1.pri, whole genome shotgun sequence, one genomic window encodes:
- the LOC102055040 gene encoding transmembrane protein 180 isoform X1, which translates to MKFILGIHPNALAYSMTTLGAGMMNSIFNFYYVKLFLNRYKISEVAFHQAQVVFMIWNAVNDPLFGYIQDNSKFACCSRRQFSILYGAPLYALAFLLPWFPWKHYEEGDWLSGLHLIVALCAFDGLLTFVLLAQCALFAEISTRHESRLQLIKYNQVATLIGSTSILFCGLISDNMENFACFQAFTVLVAALATACMCYTGKYSTSQYEQREICTENADQENSDGALSLSLVISLTKQIMTEKNFLFFVTMNFFQVFHLAFCNNFMMIFADNLIPKDVLSSLIRSIMYGAGFICPQCLVLLSHASLKKFGYYRIILFSFYLEGVAAAVMFVLGPEHYYLLAFYLTTNIISFTGYCNTVNNKLNFITCILQMMKIHVDFPRKKCLRVIVQASFSLFNLPLADIVDADLIKHKRRSPLSSMVFGTNALFTKPAQSLAPMLVVTILNQFGYENLNNEVARPDLSLFLGLHDAMFYLICLVPLCIAVIQILTWTPFSIQNSHMTAAH; encoded by the exons ATGAAGTTCATTTTGGGAATTCATCCTAATGCACTGGCATATTCCATGACTACGTTAGGTGCTGGAATGATGAACAGTATCTTTAATTTCTACTACGTTAAGCTTTTCCTAAACCGATACAAAATTTCAGAAGTAGCATTTCATCAAGCACAG GTTGTATTTATGATATGGAATGCCGTTAATGATCCTCTTTTTGGGTATATTCAAGATAACTCCAAATTTGCATGCTGCTCAAGACGCCAGTTTTCAATTTTATATGGAGCTCCTTTATATGCGTTAGCCTTTTTGCTTCCTTGGTTTCCTTGGAAACATTATGAAGAAGGTGACTGGCTAAGTGGTCTTCACCTCATTGTTGCATTATGTGCTTTTGATGGTTTGCTTACATTTGTGCTTCTAGCACAGTGCGCGCTCTTTGCAGAAATTTCAACAAGACATGAAAGTAGGCTTCAGCTTATTAAATATAACCAAGTAGCAACACTAATTGGATCAACAAGCATTCTCTTTTGTGGTCTCATATCAGATAATATGGAAAATTTTGCCTGTTTTCAGGCTTTCACTGTTTTGGTCGCAGCATTAGCAACAGCTTGTATGTGTTACACAGGCAAATACAGTACTAGTCAATATGAGCAGAGGGAAATTTGCACAGAGAATGCTGATCAGGAAAACAGTGATGGAGCTCTGTCCTTGTCCTTGGTAATTTCATTGACCAAACAGATTATGACAgagaaaaactttttattttttgtaacaaTGAATTTCTTTCAAGTCTTCCACCTAGCCTTCTGCAACAATTTTATGATGATCTTTGCGGATAATCTTATTCCCAAGgatgttctttcttccttaaTAAGAAGTATCATGTACGGAGCAGGCTTTATTTGTCCTCAG TGCCTTGTTCTTCTCAGTCACGCTTCATTGAAGAAGTTTGGTTATTACAGAatcatcttgttttccttttacttgGAAGGAGTAGCTGCTGCTGTCATGTTTGTTCTAGGGCCAGAACACTATTATCTGTTGGCATTTTATCTCACGACAAACAT tatttcattcaCGGGCTACTGTAACACTGTgaacaataaattaaatttcattacCTGCATACTTCAAATGATGAAGATACATGTTGATTTCCCCAGGAAAAAATGTCTAAG GGTAATTGTACAAGCTTCATTTAGTTTGTTCAATTTGCCTTTGGCAGATATTGTTGATGCAGATTTAATAAAGCACAAGCGGAG ATCACCACTTTCCTCTATGGTTTTTGGTACCAATGCTTTATTTACCAAGCCTGCCCAATCTTTGGCTCCAATGCTTGTGGTTACAATACTAAATCAATTTGGATATGAGAACCTGAATAATGAAGTTGCTCGACCTGATCTGAG
- the LOC102055040 gene encoding transmembrane protein 180 isoform X2 codes for MKFILGIHPNALAYSMTTLGAGMMNSIFNFYYVKLFLNRYKISEVAFHQAQVVFMIWNAVNDPLFGYIQDNSKFACCSRRQFSILYGAPLYALAFLLPWFPWKHYEEGDWLSGLHLIVALCAFDGLLTFVLLAQCALFAEISTRHESRLQLIKYNQVATLIGSTSILFCGLISDNMENFACFQAFTVLVAALATACMCYTGKYSTSQYEQREICTENADQENSDGALSLSLVISLTKQIMTEKNFLFFVTMNFFQVFHLAFCNNFMMIFADNLIPKDVLSSLIRSIMYGAGFICPQCLVLLSHASLKKFGYYRIILFSFYLEGVAAAVMFVLGPEHYYLLAFYLTTNMVIVQASFSLFNLPLADIVDADLIKHKRRSPLSSMVFGTNALFTKPAQSLAPMLVVTILNQFGYENLNNEVARPDLSLFLGLHDAMFYLICLVPLCIAVIQILTWTPFSIQNSHMTAAH; via the exons ATGAAGTTCATTTTGGGAATTCATCCTAATGCACTGGCATATTCCATGACTACGTTAGGTGCTGGAATGATGAACAGTATCTTTAATTTCTACTACGTTAAGCTTTTCCTAAACCGATACAAAATTTCAGAAGTAGCATTTCATCAAGCACAG GTTGTATTTATGATATGGAATGCCGTTAATGATCCTCTTTTTGGGTATATTCAAGATAACTCCAAATTTGCATGCTGCTCAAGACGCCAGTTTTCAATTTTATATGGAGCTCCTTTATATGCGTTAGCCTTTTTGCTTCCTTGGTTTCCTTGGAAACATTATGAAGAAGGTGACTGGCTAAGTGGTCTTCACCTCATTGTTGCATTATGTGCTTTTGATGGTTTGCTTACATTTGTGCTTCTAGCACAGTGCGCGCTCTTTGCAGAAATTTCAACAAGACATGAAAGTAGGCTTCAGCTTATTAAATATAACCAAGTAGCAACACTAATTGGATCAACAAGCATTCTCTTTTGTGGTCTCATATCAGATAATATGGAAAATTTTGCCTGTTTTCAGGCTTTCACTGTTTTGGTCGCAGCATTAGCAACAGCTTGTATGTGTTACACAGGCAAATACAGTACTAGTCAATATGAGCAGAGGGAAATTTGCACAGAGAATGCTGATCAGGAAAACAGTGATGGAGCTCTGTCCTTGTCCTTGGTAATTTCATTGACCAAACAGATTATGACAgagaaaaactttttattttttgtaacaaTGAATTTCTTTCAAGTCTTCCACCTAGCCTTCTGCAACAATTTTATGATGATCTTTGCGGATAATCTTATTCCCAAGgatgttctttcttccttaaTAAGAAGTATCATGTACGGAGCAGGCTTTATTTGTCCTCAG TGCCTTGTTCTTCTCAGTCACGCTTCATTGAAGAAGTTTGGTTATTACAGAatcatcttgttttccttttacttgGAAGGAGTAGCTGCTGCTGTCATGTTTGTTCTAGGGCCAGAACACTATTATCTGTTGGCATTTTATCTCACGACAAACAT GGTAATTGTACAAGCTTCATTTAGTTTGTTCAATTTGCCTTTGGCAGATATTGTTGATGCAGATTTAATAAAGCACAAGCGGAG ATCACCACTTTCCTCTATGGTTTTTGGTACCAATGCTTTATTTACCAAGCCTGCCCAATCTTTGGCTCCAATGCTTGTGGTTACAATACTAAATCAATTTGGATATGAGAACCTGAATAATGAAGTTGCTCGACCTGATCTGAG